The sequence AATTCTGTGATTACCTGTCCTTCCTCATTTGGCCTTTTCTCTACCAGGGGTCTGCAGCACCTTAGACAGAATCCTAGTCTCCCAAAAATGTGATTTACATACCACTCTTTGAGCCCTACATTCGGTGCCAATCTGCCAAGGTCCAACCCTAGCAGGGGTCGGGGATCCTCGATGGATGGGAGGCATCagtgcagtggagaaacagcacacagagacaccaatgTTCTGAaactgaatctgaatctttatttttctgccagtatttttatagatatttttctttagtaatgattatatcatttttggttagtttaaaacaagaaaaaccttcaaaagtacaatctatgcttcttctcaaagtacacattctctctgtatgacagtccagaccaaaacaaccttatttcccagctagattaaaacaaactTGTCTACCAGCTAAACTAAAACAACCTGTCTTCCgataaactgagggcaccatgatctgccaaactttaaccttcaaaacaaacaagttactagattttctgagaaaccactgccaccatgaactccagtgtttaacagtgaaaagtgtttactattattaaagggcaaataaatcaactttaattaatatttagtctattctaattatatataatggCAGATTAAATCTTATTctgattttcaaagaattagactaaacataggaaaagcacaacttatatttatgactaacctaaatatttttattatgtaaagtatctctagaatcaaccaTTAAAACTAGGAAAGTAACAAAGGCTAgacaccacatccaagctcagagaaatgtctctttatccatctattattatactaaagcaatcacagtctcCTTTAAACAAAAGCAcagccacaattgtttattttacatgttttatctatgtattactgctaaattttcattctgcactattttgtgtcccaatacataAAACCTTCCCTATGTTTTCCTAacgtttctaatgatatattgattattaacattaaaaagcaactacacatggcaacatgccacacctatggcccccaagagggggaccatcaacagaaccatgtcaagtgttgagtcctctattccaacaggCGGTGTCAATtgttggatcctctactccaacagagccaTGTCAAATGTCAGTGTGGCAGGAAATAGATATGgcagagaatgtgtactttgagaagaagcatagattgtactttcgaaggtttttcttattctaaactaaccataaaatgatataatgattactaagaaaaatatctatgaaaagactggcagaaaaaataaagacagattcatcctcagaacacttggtgtctctgtgtgttgTTTCTCCACCACACCAAATGCCTCCCCAAGGATCCACaatccctgctagggctggaccctggcactcattttcattgaaatccattattGAAACTGTTTACAAACGTTCACTTTGAGTTAAACAGTTCTTGGCCTATGTATACAAAGCAAAGttgaggaattttttaaatttactgtgCTAGCTATAACCCTGCAAGATAGGAAAACCAAACTTTGGGAGAAAATTGGGAATGATGGgtagagaaaatacccaaagtttaataaatccattagtgaaactgttaaaaaaaaaaaaaacattcaatttgTGTGCAACTTTTCTGTGCCTGCATATAGAAAGCAGCACATTTGAGGAATATGTTAATTTACTGTGCTACTAGTCAACCCAGTAATATAGAAACACCATATATTGTGAGAAAAGTATGAACAATGGGCATAGAATATACCCAacgtttcactgaaatccattagTGACATTGTTTAAAGGGTTCAATTTGAGTACAGCTATTCTCCACCTGCATACTGATAGCACAGTTGAGGAATTTGGTAATTTACTGTGCTCCCAGTGAACAATGCAATGTAGGAACACCAAAGTTTGTGAGAAAATTTGGACTGATGGTCAGAGGTAATACCCaagatttcattgaaatccactggTGAAACTGTTCAAAAACTTTCACTTTGAGTGCAGGTATTCTCAGCCTATGTTTAGAAAACACAGTTGaagtatttgttaatttattgtgCTACTTTGTGAACCCTGCATGATAGGGACACCAAACTGAGGAAGAAATTTGGGAATGTTGGGTAGAATAAATACACAACTTTTCATTGAATTCcattataaagtttttataaattttcactTTGAGTGCAATTATTATCGATCTATATATAGAATACACTGTTTaggaattttttcatttactgtACTAGGTGATGAACTCTGCAAGATAGGAACACCAAAGGTTGGGAGAAACTTGGGAATGATGGGAAGAGAAAATACTCAgggtttcattgaaatccacgaGCGACACTGTTTAGAAATGTACACTTTGAGTGCGGCTATCCAGGCCTTTGTATAGAAAGCAATTGAGGAATTTGTTAATTTACTGTACTAGCTGGTGAAGATAGAAAAACCAAACTTTGGAAGAAAAGCGGAAATGATGGGTAGAGAAAGTCTACAAGTTTTCATTGAAATCCCTAGTGAAATTGTTTAGAAACATTCAATTTGAGTGCAGGATTCTTGGCCTGCATATAAGAAGCACATTTGAGGATTATGTTAATTTACTGGACTACCAGTGAACCCTGCAAGTTAGAAACACCAAACATTGGGAGAAAAGTAAGATGATAGGTAGAAAAAAATCATCCAATGTTTCATTGAATTCCACTagtaaaactatttgaaaatgttCACTTTGACAGTAGCAATTCTCAGACTATGTATAGAAAGCACAGTTGAGGAATTTGTTAATTTACTATGCAAGCCAGTGATCCTCCAAGATAGGAACAACAAACATTGGGAGAAAAGTCGGAATGATGGATAGAGAAAATACctagttttattgaaatccattagtgaaactgttcaaaaaaaaaaaagagttcaataTTTGTGCAGCTATTCTCCGCCTGCATAGAGAAAGCACACTTGAGGAATGTTAACTTACTGTGCTACTGGTGAACCCTGCAAGATAGGAACACCAAACATTGGGAGAAAAGTGGAAATGATGGGTAGAGAAAATACCAAAAGTTTCATTTACATCCATTAGTGAAACtgttaaaaatgttcaatttgaATGCAACTATTCTCCACCTGCATATAGAAAGCACATTTGAGGAATATGGTAATTTACTGTGCTACTGGTGTACCCTGAAAGATGGAAACACCAAATATTGGGAGAAAAGTAAGAATGATGGGTAGAGAAAATATCcaaggtttcattgaaatccaatagtgaaaatatttaaaaatgttcaatttgtGTGCATTCTCCACCTGCATATACATAGTATAGTTGAAGAGTTTGATAATTTACTTTGCTACTGATGAACACTGAAAGATAGGAACACCAATGTTTTGGAGAAAATTGGGACTGATGGACAGAGAAAATAGGCAAGGTTTCATTGAAATGCACTAGTGAAACTGtttaaaaatgttcactttcAGTGCAGTTATTATTGGCCTACATATAGAAAGCACAGTTGAGGAATTTGTTAACTTACTGTACTAGCTGGGGAACCCtacaagaaaggaaaaccaaatattggaataaaagtgaaaatgatggaaagagaaaatactcaagGTTATATTGAAATCCATAGTGAGActctttaaaaacattcattAGAGTGCTGCTGTTTTTAGATAGAACAGTTGAGGAATTCAATAATTTACTGTTTTATTGGTGAACCCTGCAAGATAAAAACactaaatttggggaaaaaattggaATTATGGGAAGAGAAAATCACCAggatttcattgaaatccattattGAAACTGTATAACAACATTCACTTTGAGTGTAGTTATTCTCCAACTATGTATAGAAAGCATAGTTGAGGAATTTGTTAATTTACTATGCTAACCGGTGAACCCTGCAATATAGAAACACCAAACATTGGTAGAAAAGTAAGAATTATGGACAGAAAAAAATACCCATGTCTTatttaaatccattagtgaaagTATTTAAAAACGTTCAATTTCATTGCAGTTATTTTCCCCCTGCATACACAAAGCACAGTTGAGTAATTTGTTAATTTACTGTGCTAGCCAGTAAACCCTGCAATATAGGAACAACAAACTTTGGGAGAAAAGGGTGAATGATAGGTAGAAGAAATACACAGCTTTTCATTCAATTCCATTagtgaaactttaaaaatgttcactttGGTGGAATGAGATATacatcattaccgtatgtacatgtatgattacatgaatggtatgaatctacattgcgtacaaccatagaaacaaaatgatgtaccccattcatgtacaatgaatcaaaatgcagtctgtaaaaaaaaaaatctaaataaaaaaaatttttaaatgttcactttAACTGCAACTATTCTCAGCCTGCATATAGAAAGCACATTTAAGGACTATGTTAATTTACTGTGGTACAGGTAAAACGTGCAAAATAGAAATGCCAAATTTTGGGAGAAAAGTGGGCATGATGGGAAGAGAAAATACCTAAGGTTTCACTGAAATCCAATagtaaaactgtttaaaaacGTTCATTTTGAGTACAGCTATTCTCTGCCTGCTTATAGAAAACAGTGAGGAGTTTGTTAATTTACTGTGCTATGGGTGAACCCTGCAAGACAGAAACACCAAACTGGGAGAAAAGTGAGAATGACAGTTAGAGAAAATACCCAggatttcattgaaatccattagtgaaacattttaaatactttcacTTTGAGTGCAGCTATTCTTGGTCCCTAAATAGAAATCACAGTTGagaaatttgttaatttattgtGCTAGCAGGTGAACCCTGCAAGATAGGAACatgaaaaactggaagaaaaatgggaatgatgggtagagaaaatacccaaactttcattgaaatccattagtgaaactgtTTAAAAACGTTCAATTTGagtgcaaatattttctgcctgTGTATAGAAAGCACATTTGAGGCATATATTAATTTACTGTGCTAGCTGATCAACCTTGCAGGAAACAAACACCAAACATTGGGAGATAAGTGGGAAAGATGGgtagagaaaatacccaaagtttaatgaaatccattagtgaaactgtTCAAATTCCTTCAATTTGATTGCAGCTATTCTCTACCTGTATATACATAGCACAGTTGTGGAATTTGTTAATTTACTGTGCTAACAGTGAACCGTGAAAGATAGAATCAAAAAAATTTGGGAGAAATGTGGGACTAATaggaagagaaaatacccaaggTTTCAATGAAACCCACTTGTGAAACTGTTTAAAAACATTCACATTGAGTGCAGCTATTCTCAGACATCGGAAGAATAAGCCATGTACCGATTTGGAAagtggagaggaaaagaaaaatattatcaataacTCTGCATCTCCATTAGAAATACTTTTGCAGTCTTTCTGCAAACTTGGTCTGATTATGGCTTATTTCTACATGTGCGACCGTGCAAATCTGTTTATGAAGGAAAACAAGTTTTACACACATTCATCTTTCTTTATTCCAATTATCTACATCTTGGTTTTGGGAgtattttacaatgaaaatactaaAGAGACTAAAGTATTAAATAGAGaacaaacagatgaatggaaggGCTGGATGCAacttgtgattttgatttatcATATCTCTGGAGCAAGTACTTTTTTGCCTGTGTACATGCATATTCGAGTTCTggtgtcgctctcgccagcaagaacgacccggggacgtgatgggtggcaaacttctttattaacagcagcttcttcttcctcctttagggaagttattgtcacttatataggttatatcaactaattagaatattcatgatatgtggggagaagatagacgtatatgggtataacttgaagcacctaagaatcacgcaagaatcatgcagaggccctgaccaattactgagacttcctcaaggtgaagttagttgtatacgtgcagaatagcagtttttcaaccgcactggcagcttgccaggcaccatcttggccaggctccacctagggccaggggtccggccaaaaccccgacagttcccccttttttcttttaaaagaaaagctcgggaccaagcctgtcttaggcggagtggtcaactaccatccttacccgtcatcggataactgtagagcatgctacagctcctgtcttaggtcagtaCGGAGTCACcgccttccttacccgtctggtcaatggtccagcctcgcgagccacacttgtggggagcagccggcctctagggcagccatggcctgatggaagatgatacgatctctcgcttgactctggcgcacacgcatgatagtgcgtgagaggaagataacagcaatgatcataagcatgcataatgctcccgtaccagcccactgtttaataaaactgaaagaagaggataaccaatttagcacttcagacattggagctacatcaactctagtagcattaaggctaacaatttgagatctaagaatagttgtaagattatcaaattcataagaccggTTAGCGCGTAACTGAACAGACAAgcttctagacaaatttgctgcatagttgaagttatggtaagctacaggtgtaacgcacagtcccgccagatgataaatacatcccacgtttaacagttcctgtaaaatgtccatttgtttttgaagtaagtccactcgctggttcactaaaagaatccctgctttgaagtgttgatccactgtctgttgagtagataaggcagtagcagtctgttgaaccaccttattgattgtggctgtagattgtacagacgtagttaaggctacagctaccgcagtggctgctgccgctgatgtaactatggcggtaatgactgctgcggtgattccaaagtctctcttgtttttagaaagcaatactggcaattcatcatctgtaacatagactgggactggtaggaaggtaggaacacacattaagtctgtcagtaggaacctagaagcattttaacattgagagcacaaatctgaagtacaattgaaagaagcagttgttttgttacatagttgaactgttcctcctaagagactaaaaagaggttgtaagttagtttattccgtggaaacacacaaactgagccgtagctccagtaaagcaccgggttacccttatttcccagagttaaaaaaccccaaacaaagagacaaagagaaagtttatctttaggggacctgaaggtctcctctattccccctttttgtttataaagagtatttttgagggtgagatgtgtatgttcgacaatactttgtttttgtgggttataaggtacatctgtggttagagttattttaattttagtgaggaattggtttttaccaattttagtttttagagaaaaatttagactttataacgtagtacaatttttaacagttgcttaaccataattgtataaacccctatttttaagacaaattgTTCTAAAggataaaacttaatagacacaaagttaagagtaaattagtgtttctaagaaatccttgtcattttatcATGTccttttaccatgtagattaaactttggtttatatcaacacattagtattttaccttaggaaaaatcttaaatagctttagctgttttacatacatacaaccaacttagttacacacagacttgttgaaacttatcttttgttatacacagacttttttatccagaaacatttccttttaccttttactaaatatatttctatacccagaaccttttatttatttatttatttatttatttatttatttatttattttttatctgttgacacctttttgttcacattttgaaacaactcttatgaaatttctgaatttagataaatcaccctattttaataagattaaatattttgttgtttatagtacccttaattgaaacacagttgaaacttttgggaccctttatatatagaattccacttgttaggacataacttttagtaaccttgtttttggtttagtgatgacacaaagcaagtttaaaccctttttatttaccaacctatgaaaacaccaataatgtttaagtatgttaccccatgtaatttaaggagttaaaagtacttgatgttatttaacaattagcattttaaccttgtaaattaaccagacgtctctacaaacacatttgagtaatcccatacatgtcaactccaatttatttattttataaaaaccaagatatcagacaagtgtcctgaacaggatccgttgcctctttcctgctgaagaaaagtcctagaagcaattgatattagacattgtttaacattaacatttcattagtttgaccacctggagacttgtaagttatttttaaagatattttactttcattagtttgcccaatttaaattgaaccttttttaaatcacgtgaataaaagtatttggatccatttttaaattttaatttaaagagcgctcagttttgacaaaacatgacattagacagtacaacataacacataacacaaaatcaaaggccttgtaactttataggtaaatgttcattgcaatgaaacagctgttcaaaaactctagttgaataaaaaatagaactgatcaaaaaaaaatcattaacctaggtatgcaagatcaaaattatgagctcaaaaatacagcattaaagaaaaaacaaaacaagaatcctgaagaataagttagttttttgtagcggcccaggagtttaaaacggacacttctcttttttttttttttttttcttttttttcttatcttcaggctaccccccttttctccttgagacgctgtagttacattccaatggcttcagcaaggccaggcagggggaggaaggattacccaggactttttaaccctttttcttcctggttgagaaatcaggttaggtttgaatgcagaaaatcatgaaacaattatctcttACAATATTAAGAATTGATCCAagacacaaacaagccacacaacaaacacaaaaataacacaccacacacacaatttggtacccctttacaaattgaaactaactaattttatcGGGCAACGAATCTGCCttttgtgaacttttaccgggctttcagtctattaacctctctctgttaccgggcttaaagcctattaatctttctctgttaccgggcttcctagccttacttattttattactttattgttttattattttattactttattacttaccacttattttacccttgtctgtgaaaaattattgttcttatgaaatttttgaatttagcctagttttagacagttctattcctatgattaaatcttacagcactaagaggtagtttactagtttaaacacacaaacaaaagacaggcgcgcacacgcacacacgctcactcacacacgcacacagtttggtaccacttgactcgtccctcctatggggaaccttttgtgatgaatcgtccctcctctggggaacctcttgtgatgaatcgtccctcctctggggaacctctttttatgactcgtccctcttacggggatccttttgtgactcttcttttacctttttcaatacttcctctccctgtgtaactgccttttgtaaagcctcccgaggggaatgcaaacaagttctgactaatgaccaaactgctaacgtccctgggagcgttaccggacagcgctttaaatcttcccccgggtgttcccactgtgggatagttagcaatccttcctccagaaaccaaggtgaaatctcctctacctgctttaaaaatgctttaagaatttctttcaagggaccttccattctacatctagcaacctcgttccccattttttgaggaaactttaacctctcgttcctaggaactttatcgcaatcacaatattctcgtctctaggaaacctccctgtccactgacagatctgggtgcacactttcacggatcgttgctcacctcactcacctctccgcggcacgtaagattcccgggtttcggcaccacttgttgctctcgccagcaagaacgacccggggacgtgatgggtggcaaacttctttattaacagcagcttcttcttcctcctttagggaagttattgtcacttatataggttatatcaactaattagaatattcatgatatgtggggagaagatagacgtatatgggtataacttgaagcacctaagaatcacgcaagaatcatgcagaggccctgaccaattactgagacttcctcaaggtgaagttagttgtatacgtgcagaatagcagtttttcaaccgcactggcagcttgccaggcgccatcttggccaggctccacctagggccaggggtccggccgaaaccccgacattCTGGTTGCTGCATATCTGTTTCAGACAGGGTATGGGCATTTCTCATACTTCTGGATCAAAGGAGACTTTGGAATCCATAGAGTATGTCAGGTCTTATTTCGTCTCAATTTCCTAGTAGTGGTGTTATGTATAGTAATGGATCGACCTTATCAATTCTATTACTTTGTTCCCTTGGTCACTGTATGGTTCATGGTCATATATGTTACTTTAGCACTGTGGCCACAAATAATCCAAAAGAGAGCAAACGGAAATTGTTTCTGGCATTTTGGCTTGCTGTTGAAACTAGCCTTTTTACTGTTATGCATATGTTTTTTGGCATATTCTCAGGGTGCATTTGAGAAGATCTTTTCTCTTTGGCCATTGTCCAAGTGTTTTGAACTGAAAGGGAATGTATATGAATGGTGGTTCAGATGGCAGTTAGACCGTTATGTAGTCTTCCATGGAATGctatttgctttcatttatttggCTTTACAGAAGCGTCAAGTACTTTCTGAAGGAAAGGGTGAACCtcttttttcaaacaaaatttcaaacattCTATTGTTTATTTCAGTAGTTTCTTTCTTGACCTATTCCATCTGGGCTAGCAGTtgtaaaaataaagcagagtgCAATGAGCTCCACCCATCTGTTTCTGTGGTACAGATTTTAGCCTTCATCTTAATAAGGAATATCCCTGGATATGCCCGTTCAGTTTACAGTTCATTTTTTGCTTGGTTTGGAAAAATTTCATTAGAGCTGTTTATTTGTCAGTATCACATATGGCTGGCAGCTGACACAAGGGGTATTTTGGTACTCATACCCGGAAACCCTATGCTCAACATCATTGTCAGCACTTTCATCTTCGTTTGTGTGGCACATGAAATTTCTCAGATCACTAACGATCTTGCACATATTATTATTCCTAAAGATAACTCATCTCTCTTGAAAAGGTTGGCATGTATAGCTGCATTTTTTTGTGGACTACTCATCTTATCGTCCATTCAAGATAAATCAAGACATTAGGTTCCTAAAATCCCAAAAAACTTAAACTCTTCAGGCTTACTTTGTGTCTGCCTGGAGGAGAAAAGGATCTATCTGGAAATATAATTGTCTCTGTAAATATAAACGTGGCAAAAGGACAGTGTAGTGATGTCTGTTGAACAGTGTGGTTGTATATATTGGCAATGTACATATCTGATgtgaaatactaagaaaaaattgATGAACCAGAATGCGACATAGGATTGCATGTGAAAAGTCTTTTCTACTGGAtctatatttccatttataaatgattttaagtTAACATATGAAGTCAGGGAAATGATTAGCTTTCCAGTACAAAGTATAGATAATTTAATTAGCCTAGTGACACCACTGTTTTGATATttactaaatttgtggtaataaGATTGTCTGTGCCTGTCTTCAGTGTGGAACTTCCTACTTCATTGAAAACTTTTTTACTCCAGAATGACTTGCAGTGTTGTGTTCTTATGTGCAATGACATGGAATGATGAACAGTATGCCTTTAATTTATATGTATTCATGTTCTGGTTGTTCATGTTTGCTGACATGATTTTTGTCCTGACTGTggttttcaggtatacaagtctaAATCTTTGTAGTCTTCGTCTCTCAAAGTTGTTCTAAGGCTCCATGACAGGGTTCTACATTGTTGATGTTGTCAttgcttctttttataaaaaggccaaattttccTTTCAGTGCAAAcattcacccatttttttttccttgttaccCTGTGGATCCATTTAATGTTTTCCCTTCcctaattaatttttgtatattatttccAATGTTTGGAAAGTTCTTTATAACCATTTTGGTATTTCCTATTATCccctcccatttaaaaaaatatttatcaatctAAACATGTGCAGTGTAGTAAAGATTCAAGTTGTTATGATTGAGATGTATGACCATAGTAGAATTTTAAGTAAACTGGTGACTTGGGCAATaaatgtttctgtttgtttgttttttttttttacaagctAACTGTTAGAGGTATATGTTTATTTATCTGTTGTACAGATTTGattatgatttttaatgtttgaaaGATTGCACTTATTTGCTTTTACTATGTGTgaggtaaaatatatattttctgttcaCGGTATGTAAAAATATGGAGTAATTTAAACAGTAAATAAACATTCTGtggatgcttaaaaaaaaaaaaaaaaaagaaagtatagttGAGGAATTTGTTAATATACTATGCTACTTAGTGAACCCTGCAAGACAGGAACACCAAACTTTGGGAGAAAGGTGGGAATGATGGATAGCGAAAACCCacaattttcattgaaatccatactgaaactttttataaatgttaagTTTGAATGTAGGATTCTCAGCCTGCATATAGATAAAACAGTTGAGGTATTTGATTATTTACTGTACTATTGGTGAACCATGCAAGATAGGAGTACCAAAGTTTGGGAGAAAATTGGAACTGATAGGTAAAGAATATACTCAtggtttcattgaaatccactaaAGAATCTgtttaaaaatgttcacattGAGTGCAGTTATTCTTGACCAATATATAGAAAGAACAATTGAGGAATTTGTTAACTTACAGTCCTCGGTGGTGAACCCTGGAAAACAGGAATACTAAACTTTGGGAGAAAAGTGAGAATGACGAGTACAAGAAATACACAACCTTTCCTTAAATTCCATAGTGAAACTGTTTAAAAACATTCACACTGAGTGCAGCTATTTCTTGGTCTGCATACAGAAAGCATATTTAAGGAATATGTTAACTTACTGTGATACAGTGAACACTGAAAGATTGAAACACCAAACTTTGGTAGAAAATTGGGACTGATaggaagagaaaatacaaaaggtttcattgaaattcatcaTTGAAACTGTTTAAAAACGTGCAGTTACTTCAGCTATTCTCTGCCTGCATATAGATAGCACAGTTGAGAAATTTGTTAATTTACTCTGCTACCAGTGAACCCAGAAAGATAGAAAAAACAAGCTTTAGGAAAAGTGGGAATGGTgtgaagagaaaatacacaacttttcattgaaatccactagtgaaactgttttaaaatgttcactttaaGTGCAGGTATTCTCGGCCTGCACATAGAAAGcatatttaagaaatatgtttACTTACTGTGCTACCATTGAACCTTGTAGACAGAAACACCATAAATTGGGAGAAAGGTAAGAATGATGGGTAGAGGAAATACTCAAGGTATCATTGAAATCCATCagtgaaagtttttaaaagtgttcACT comes from Sciurus carolinensis chromosome 10, mSciCar1.2, whole genome shotgun sequence and encodes:
- the LOC124994645 gene encoding N-acetylneuraminate 9-O-acetyltransferase-like produces the protein MAYFYMCDRANLFMKENKFYTHSSFFIPIIYILVLGVFYNENTKETKVLNREQTDEWKGWMQLVILIYHISGASTFLPVYMHIRVLVAAYLFQTGYGHFSYFWIKGDFGIHRVCQVLFRLNFLVVVLCIVMDRPYQFYYFVPLVTVWFMVIYVTLALWPQIIQKRANGNCFWHFGLLLKLAFLLLCICFLAYSQVVFHGMLFAFIYLALQKRQVLSEGKGEPLFSNKISNILLFISVVSFLTYSIWASSCKNKAECNELHPSVSVVQILAFILIRNIPGYARSVYSSFFAWFGKISLELFICQYHIWLAADTRGILVLIPGNPMLNIIVSTFIFVCVAHEISQITNDLAHIIIPKDNSSLLKRLACIAAFFCGLLILSSIQDKSRH